The Ptiloglossa arizonensis isolate GNS036 chromosome 9, iyPtiAriz1_principal, whole genome shotgun sequence nucleotide sequence GCCCCATATCCCATATTTTCATAGCCGTCGTAAGTTTCGTAATCAAAATTTGCATATATATCATCGTATCCTCCTTGATAGCCATTACAATATTCGGGAATGTAGCTATAACCATGGCTATAACCATAACCATATCCCGGACCCCAAAATCCTTGATTCCTTGAATCTGGATTAACTTTTACTTTTTTGACATCCACTTCTTTGCCATTTATTGTTTGTTTTGGTGTTTTGAGTAATTTATACACAACTTCTTTGGAGTCAAATGTTATGAAGCAGAATCCCTTTCTCTGGTTTTTTACCTTATCAAACGGTGCTTGTAATTCAACAATTGTACCATATTGTCCAAAATATGATTTGATATCATCGTCTGTAATTTCTGGAGTGAGGCCGCCCACAAAAATTTTTCCATGCTGGGGCTTTTTACTCACCCGTTTTGGATCCACCTGTATTAAAACAAAAACATACTTTGTTCaacataaaaatttgtataacggGAAAAGGAGCAATTTAAACGGAAGTTTTCAAATTTAagcgttaaattttcttttagaatGTAACCGACCTTTCGTTTATTGATGTAATGTTCTCCAGAAGCTAAAAGTTTGTCGATCGTCTTGGGATTGGTAAATACCATAAACGCGAAACCTCGTGAGACACCAGTATAGGGATCAATTTTAACAGTAATACTCTCGATCTCTCCAAATTTGCCAAAATGATCTCGAAGTTCCTTGTCGGTGGTATTACGCGATAGGCCACCAACGAAGAGTTTACGTTCGTCATCCTTGCCTGGAATTCCAGCGGTGGCTTGTTGCTGGTGCGGCTGTTGAGATTGCGACTGTTGCTGATGAGATTGCTGTTGTTGAGATTGTGTCTGTTGACCGGTACCCTCGGCCTGGGCTTGATTCTGGTAACAGTCAACCGCCGCCATCGTGTACCGTTCAGAGCTTACCGCGTTAAAACCACGTCAGAAAATATAAAGTGGACTGGTCGAAACGACGAGATCAGCGAAAGCAACGGTGTACTGCGCACAAGAATAATTTCGTAGCAGTTGGCACGCGTCACAGTCGGTTCTTATGGTGAACCGGTGCCGGCTTACGAGCGAAGAAAGAGAGTCAGCAACAGTTTCCGATTCCCTCTAAGCCTCTTTTAGCACGACGTGATTCGTCCTTTCTGTTAAGACGTAATTCGTTTCTCCAATCGCAACGACAGATTCAACAGACAACACCGGAAATTCCAGTTCGTTTCCGACGATCGTTTCATTACTAATTTTAACGAATGTCCCCtaaaaaatggaaaatggaCAGATTGTCGTACTTGTTTGCTACATAAATTaatgatttatttttataatacattcTTGCTCGTGTgataaacattttctaaaagtcCTTGAACATTGGTGAATACGAACAATGCACGAATACCTTTGTTCCTGTGACTGTGAGATCGGTGTCTTTATCGGTTGAGAATCGCATATTACTAATTTGTTTTGTGCAAATCGAATTGTAATGCATATTTCCATGCAGTAATAACATCATCCGTTTTTCTTTATGTAGCAACTGATTTAGGTTAGGTTAACATTTAAGTTGCAGAACAAAGaacttaaaatttaatatttttacaggAGGCTCTTACTACTCTGTAAGTGTAAAGTATCATGAAATACGTAATGAGAAATTATCAACGTATAGAATCAATGTTATTTGGTATATTTATCGAGCTGTAAAGTTAAAATTTAACACTGTAATAATAACACACATACTTCGATCGCATTTAATATACATTTTACTCGATGTACgctaataatttaacattttcctGAATACAAtcaatataaatatgtatgtagaGGTCACGAGAATAAGCGTAACGTGTTTGCATGCTTGAACTAACtttaactttaattatttaattggaaattttcaatcgtgaaaataaaaaaaaaaaatgacctttctttaatttcaattctcgaTTCACAATTCGGGGACAGGTAGTGTTCTTACTTATTTGCACACTGGTTAAAGTCGTTGCTTTCTcagtacatatataaatatagtcAGACAGAGAAGGTTGTATAAATAAAACACAGGCCCTCGGCAACCCCGGCTTATCTTTTCTTCGGTGGAACAGTTAAGAATAGAATAAGGTTCTACGGGTAGACTGACGCGTTGTTAATTATAGAGCTTGTTTGTACCTATATAAAAATGGTACAAAAATTGTGATACAAGAATCATTACTGGGAAACGATGCACGTGAAATTTGCAGTATCTACGAAAACCAACGTTTTCTCTTAGACGTTCTAGGGAAAAGAATTTTCATCTTGCACTGTTTTATCATTCCTTTAACGGCAAAACTTAGTGACACTTTACTCGTTCGATGGCGCCACATGATTTAGCAAATTGTAACGCGTTTGCTACCCTTTTAACTAGCAGCTTTCACTATATATTCACTATTTTTTCTCATATACATGGTTAAAATCTGCCTCAAGGAATTAAAATTAACTATTATCGTTTGTTCAGAATTAGTTTCTGCGGTACGATTTAATATGAGTTTTGcttcgtaaaaaatattttatactcgaatatgtaattatttttatttcacaataaaaaatcgaaaatttgGTGGCAAACTGCAGCGTGTTTAAGATTCATATTTCAACtattttattcaaactttaaCGAATATTACACAAAGTACGTTACTTAGACTTCTCATCGTACCGTTGCTCTCTGTTATCACACTGTATTTGATTTTGTTACATTCAACTTTGTCTCATTACAACTGTTTCACTTTTGTTTTTTCGTTCATTATCTTTTCTAAGATGTATTACAACACTTCGTCGTACGTTGTTAAAGTGAGAACAGTCTTGCCGGTGATCAATCGTATAAATAGGCCTACGTATCGCGCAACACAAGATATATGACTTGTGCAACACTTACGTATACCTACTTGTACCCGAAGATGTGTTCAATTTACTTGCAAAGGATCATTTTCACCATAAGTGTTCCGTTACACGTTTCATGTATTCTTTcattattattcgtattataatttaaattgatTCTACAAGTTTCTTGTTTGATATAAAGATGCGTTTACCACCGATTTAACTCGAAAGGATTCTCATCCGGATGTATTATTGTGAATTTAGGTCGTGCAAATGGATTGATAATAATCCCAATCCCAAAAGACCAATTTACGATGCAGAATGGTCGTTCATTACTTTTCGCAATCCTTTTTTTGAGTATTATCAGAATTCTGTACAAGAGGTTAGGTTAGCTCTTCTCGACGAAACGTGGGCAATGCGTTTACTTTTCGCTCGCTGTTTgtttttttcgataaatattagaTCGGTACGTACAAAATATCATTTATCAcataaattaatcgaaatagttagtattaaatttttcacatttattttattattgcttTCGTTTCATAAAAACAAGGCACTAAGTAgggtaaaaattaatcgaatataattatttatgccTTTCTTTGGATTTCTCCTTGGCTCAGTTTTCCGTAACATCCCTTCAGTTCCGAATTTTAAAAACGAAACATCGAACACTTTTCACGTTAACGTAACCTTTAACCGAATTTACTTGTCATCGTTTTCACGGTATTACCCATTAATTCGAATTCGCGCAGAAAATCACTCGTACATTCTGATTAATCGTGTGTCGAAAAAAAACGTAGAAAACGTTAAATAACTGGGAAATCTTGATAAACCAATGCACAGTGTTGCAAGAAATTCCTTCCTTCTACGACGTACAAAAATCGACAATCGAATGTCGTTGAACTTGTATCATGgtattggaaaatttcaacTTTAAGAAAACGACGTTTCGTACGCGTTAACGTAATAGATTTCTCTTCACCTTTTGCTTTTACCTGTTCTTCTTTCTCCTGAAGAACGCGTCGAGTCGCATACGATACCGCACACGCAGTTTATACATAGGAAGGGGGTGGGCGTTGCGACGCTAGGCGTCGCTGGCGTCGAACCGGCGGCATATCGTCGAGTCGAACGTGTCGTGTGCCGTCGCTGTGTCCGTCGTCGCCGTCCGTTGTCGTTACCGTTTTCTTTCGGACAGATTTTAAAAACTTTGTGCGAACGAATCTCGCGCTCTTCGTCCCTCTTAAGTGCCGGGAATGGAGAGCCTCGGTTAAATTTTCATCGGTTCCCGACCGATCGACGTTGGACCTCCCGGTCACCAGAGGACCGTGGCGAGAAAAAAGTGTCACATATAATATACGAGTTCACGAGTACAAGCGTATACGACgaacccggagacgacggagaAGTAACTTTGGTGTACCGAGGAACGTTTGTTTCGTTAGAGCGTAGAGTCGAAAAGAACGAGAAGAGAGAGGCAAAGTAGGAAGAGATCGAACGGTCTAAGGTAGAGGGAGAGAGCGAGTGGAAAAATATACAAGTCGATTCTGTAGTAAAATTATTAGAATCGTTCGAAAGAGGAAAAGGTTGAGGTTGAAGAATCGCGAGGGTACGAATTTGACGGTAACTGTAGAATATGAGAGGACAGAAGCACGCAGCGAGAAGGTAAGGTAGTCGATTGATTTGCCGCCGACGTCGACGACGCCTTCTTTGCGCGTAGTTCTAACCCACCCTCGTGTGCACGGAactaggagagagagagagagagagagagagagagagagaagagagagagagg carries:
- the LOC143150877 gene encoding RNA-binding protein squid, translated to MAAVDCYQNQAQAEGTGQQTQSQQQQSHQQQSQSQQPHQQQATAGIPGKDDERKLFVGGLSRNTTDKELRDHFGKFGEIESITVKIDPYTGVSRGFAFMVFTNPKTIDKLLASGEHYINKRKVDPKRVSKKPQHGKIFVGGLTPEITDDDIKSYFGQYGTIVELQAPFDKVKNQRKGFCFITFDSKEVVYKLLKTPKQTINGKEVDVKKVKVNPDSRNQGFWGPGYGYGYSHGYSYIPEYCNGYQGGYDDIYANFDYETYDGYENMGYGAQGKPRGNGQGPRQFQRHQPY